In the genome of Vicia villosa cultivar HV-30 ecotype Madison, WI linkage group LG7, Vvil1.0, whole genome shotgun sequence, one region contains:
- the LOC131619657 gene encoding protein neprosin-like, with the protein MMNELFFILCLVTSSIGHIIDDHTMFKEDFELERQLNIINKTPVKSIHTKSGHIVDCIHINKQPAFDHPLLKNHTLQKKPSFETSVKISQIKPISILEKVECPRGTVPIRRITKENLIQGKQLFDDHILDQNRVRSYSSQAYLRGEDYYGASGITSVYNPKVSMGQTSGSAVYVQNGVGGGANKIVVGWNVSPRLYNNGGTHLFSLWTSNNFKSGCYNTMCPGFVQTDRSYYLGSRIEKTSTYGNPYIVDLSVSISKDDRTQNWWLSIENKAIGYFPGQLFSNLYKANEVGWGGLTISSAGVSAPDPPMGSGHFPDGNVIHTAYVRHIQYLNDIRQNIGPQYGKVKTYNNGRCYGAKYLGYRDEPEACIFLFGGPGAC; encoded by the exons ATGATGAATGAATTGTTTTTCATTCTGTGTTTGGTGACTAGCAGTATTGGTCATATAATTGATGATCATACCATGTTCAAAGAGGACTTTGAACTAGAAAGACAattaaatatcatcaataaaactCCTGTCAAGAGTATTCAT ACAAAATCAGGACATATAGTTGATTGTATTCATATTAACAAACAACCGGCTTTTGATCATCCATTATTAAAGAATCATACGTTGCAG aaaaaaccaagttttgaAACAAGTGTGAAGATTTCTCAAATCAAGCCCATTTCTATTCTCGAAAAAGTTGAATGTCCACGAGGAACTGTTCCTATTCGAAGAATAACTAAAGAAAATCTCATTCAAGGCAAACAATTATTCGACGATCATATTTTAGATCAAAATAGAGTTCGTAGTTAT TCTTCTCAAGCATATCTTAGAGGTGAAGATTATTATGGAGCTAGCGGAATTACTAGTGTTTATAATCCTAAAGTTTCTATGGGACAAACAAGTGGAAGTGCTGTGTATGTTCAAAACGGCGTGGGAGGTGGTGCTAATAAAATCGTGGTGGGATGGAAC GTATCCCCACGCTTATACAATAATGGTGGAACACATCTTTTTTCACTATGGACG TCAAATAATTTTAAATCTGGATGCTACAATACAATGTGTCCTGGATTCGTTCAAACAGACCGTTCATATTATCTCGGTTCACGTATAGAGAAAACATCAACATATGGAAACCCATATATCGTTGATTTGTCAGTTTCAATTTCCAAG GACGATAGAACGCAAAATTGGTGGTTGAGTATAGAAAATAAAGCAATTGGATACTTTCCAGGACAATTATTTTCTAACTTGTACAAAGCTAACGAAGTGGGATGGGGTGGCTTAACAATAAGTTCAGCAGGTGTAAGTGCTCCTGATCCTCCAATGGGATCCGGACATTTCCCAGATGGAAATGTCATACATACGGCTTATGTTAGACATATTCAATATCTGAATGATATAAGACAAAATATCGGCCCTCAATATGGTAAGGTGAAAACTTACAACAATGGCAGATGTTATGGTGCTAAATATTTAGGTTATCGAGATGAACCAGAAGCATGTATATTCTTATTTGGAGGACCAGGTGCATGttga
- the LOC131615756 gene encoding kinesin-like protein KIN-12F, which translates to MSSTSLRNLLPRSFSSKRISKSTSNPKSPNSDAENTPPTDPNIIQINNHQTLPLPAKQSISKTSISTPLESDPSVKVVVRIRPTSNIGIGDETVKRVSSDTLCVGDRQFKFDSVFDSNTNQEDIFQSVGAPLVRNALAGYNTSILSYGQSGSGKTYTMWGPPSAMFEEHSPQSHKGIVPRIFQMLFSELEKEQRMSEGKQFNFQCRCCFLEIYNEEIGDLLDPTQRNLEVKDDSKNALSLENLSEEYVTSYDDVTQILIKGLSNRKVGATTLNSKSSRSHIIFTIVIESWCKGASTNGFSSSKSSRISLIDLAGQDRNKVDGAGRQCLRETKNVKKSLSQLGHVVDALTKETSSGKAEVPNKNSCLTRLLHESLGGNAKLSVICSVYPDNKNNGETLRTLRFGQRVRSIQNEPVINEIKEDDVNDLSDQIRQLKEELIRAKTDVRSSDGNKNGYLHVQNVRDSLNHLRVSLNRSLLLPNIDNDIDEEVNVNEEDIRQLREQIDEFYSSCEGNPIDISVSEDCVQYYSVEENCDADMSCGDEVEKGEECLGESFSKLCPKDSVASDGTLYASANCSSRAIRSSFRDSISVSSSYQSPMLLEEPQLSESPKIRNIQKKSVAFSSSCLGSSNKLAEENSSSNQDLPAKSFTKDELVRSSLRSSKVFPGPTESLAASLKRGLQIIDSHQRNSSLNKSSNSFSFGHLSSGDSSEQTTQQRKYSIDERTATLLCGYCRKIIFDQDSNEVQGSLKSCNDTAETGNLDGQTNKAPKGLESIMEKEITREKELENVCKEQAARIDELNQLVEKLKGEKELNSIVVYGQEKSKQTEQAEEDNSSLKDEYKLLRATSSDSSHLEEKCEIKEVREELPQRSISFDATEKEELLKEIQNLRSKLQLYSEAPVKMSTDKLRSSLISRSIQLRKSGVFSSNGGEELEKEREKWTEMESEWICLTDELRVDLEANRQRAERVEQELRLEKMCTEELDDALKRSVLGHARMVEHYVDLQEKYNDLVAKHNAIMHGIAEVKKVAAKAGKRGHARFAKALAAELSALRVEREREAKFLKKENTSLKIQLRDTAEAVHAAGELLVRLREAEHAASVAEDNFTKVQQDNEKLKKQMDKLKRKHKMELITMKQYIAESKLPDSALKQLYREDSDVANNNKDDDQAWRAEFGAIYQEHY; encoded by the exons aTGTCTTCCACATCTCTCAGAAACCTTCTTCCCAGATCATTCTCTTCCAAGAGAATATCAAAATCCACTTCAAACCCTAAATCCCCAAATTCAGATGCTGAGAACACTCCTCCTACAGATCCTAACATTATTCAGATCAACAATCACCAAACATTGCCTCTCCCAGCCAAACAATCGATCTCTAAAACCTCAATTTCAACTCCGCTTGAATCCGATCCATCGGTGAAG GTTGTAGTGCGAATTAGACCTACCAGTAACATTGGAATTGGAGATGAAACGGTTAAGAGGGTTTCTTCTGATACTTTGTGTGTTGGAGATAGACAATTTAAATTTGATTCGGTTTTTGACTCAAACACAAACCAG GAAGATATTTTTCAGTCAGTTGGTGCTCCTTTGGTTAGAAATGCGTTAGCTGGTTACAACACTTCAATTCTGTCATATGGCCAG TCGGGAAGTGGAAAGACTTATACAATGTGGGGTCCTCCGAGTGCTATGTTTGAGGAGCACTCACCTCAAAGTCACAAAGGAATTGTGCCTAGGATATTTCAAATGTTGTTTTCTGAGCTTGAAAAG GAACAGCGCATGTCTGAGGGGAAACAGTTCAATTTTCAGTGTCGGTGTTGTTTTCTTGAG ATATACAATGAAGAAATTGGGGATTTACTTGATCCTACCCAGCGGAACCTTGAG GTGAAGGATGACTCCAAAAATGCGCTGTCCTTGGAGAATCTGAGTGAGGAATATGTCACTAGCTATGATGATGTGACACAAATTCTGATTAAG GGCCTCTCTAACAGAAAAGTTGGAGCAACAACCTTGAATTCTAAGAGCTCTAGATCTCATATCATTTTCACTATTGTGATTGAGTCTTGGTGTAAG GGAGCTTCGACAAATGGTTTCAGTAGTTCAAAAAGTAGCAGAATTAGCCTTATTGATCTTGCTGGACAGGACAGGAACAAAGTTGATGGCGCAGGTAGACAATGTCTAAGGGAAACCAAAAACGTAAAGAAATCTTTATCTCAGCTTGG GCACGTAGTAGATGCTTTGACTAAAGAAACTAGCTCAGGAAAAGCTGAAGTTCCAAACAAAAACTCCTGTTTAACACGCTTATTACATGAATccctgggaggaaatgccaaacTCTCAGTAATATGTTCCGTCTACCCAGATAACAA GAATAATGGTGAAACACTACGCACACTCAGATTTGGACAGCGAGTAAGATCCATTCAAAATGAGCCTGTTATCAATGAAATAAAGGAGGATGATGTTAATGATTTGAGTGATCAAATCCGACAGTTAAAG GAGGAACTTATTAGAGCAAAGACTGATGTTCGTAGCTCAGACGGGAATAAAAATGGTTACTTGCATGTACAGAATGTACGGGATAGCCTTAATCATTTGAGGGTTAGCTTAAATCGCTCTCTACTCCTACCTAACATTGATAATGATATTGATGAAGAGGTGAATGTGAATGAGGAGGACATAAGGCAATTACGCGAGCAGATTGATGAGTTTTATAGTTCATGTGAAGGGAACCCTATAGACATATCTGTCAGTGAAGATTGTGTCCAGTATTATTCTGTTGAGGAAAATTGTGATGCAGATATGTCCTGTGGTGATGAAGTTGAAAAGGGGGAAGAATGTTTAGGAGAATCATTTAGCAAGCTTTGTCCTAAGGACAGTGTGGCATCAGATGGCACCTTGTACGCATCAGCCAACTGCTCCTCAAGGGCCATCAGATCTTCATTCAGAGATAGTATCTCCGTCAGCTCATCTTATCAGTCTCCAATGCTTCTTGAGGAACCACAACTTTCTGAGTCTCCAAAAATCAGGAATATACAGAAGAAGAGTGTGGCCTTTTCATCTAGCTGTCTTGGAAGTTCAAACAAACTGGCAGAGGAAAATTCAAGTTCCAATCAGGATTTGCCGGCGAAGTCATTTACAAAGGATGAACTTGTGCGATCCTCACTAAGATCAAGCAAGGTTTTTCCAGGTCCTACTGAGTCCCTGGCAGCAAGTCTTAAGAGGGGATTACAAATAATTGATAGTCATCAGAGGAACTCATCATTAAACAAATCCTCAAATTCCTTCTCTTTTGGGCACTTAAGCTCTGGCGATTCTTCTGAACAAACAACGCAACAGAGGAAATATTCTATTGATGAAAGAACTGCTACATTGCTTTGTGGTTATTGCCGCAAAATTATATTCGATCAGGATTCCAATGAGGTTCAAGGTAGCTTAAAGTCATGCAATGATACAGCTGAAACAGGAAATCTGGATGGACAGACAAATAAGGCTCCAAAA GGTCTGGAGAGTATAATGGAGAAAGAAATCACGAGAGAAAAGGAGCTCGAGAATGTTTGCAAGGAGCAAGCAGCTAGAATTGATGAACTAAATCAATTG GTGGAGAAACTTAAAGGAGAAAAAGAGCTAAACTCCATTGTTGTGTATGGTCAAGAAAAGAGCAAGCAGACTGAACAAGCAGAAGAGGACAATAGCTCATTGAAAGATGAATACAAG CTTCTGAGGGCCACTTCTTCAGACAGTAGTCATttagaagaaaaatgtgaaattaAAGAAGTCCGGGAAGAATTACCTCAAAGaagtatctcttttgatgctacTGAGAAGGAAGAACTTCTCAAGGAAATTCAGAATCTGAGAAGCAAGCTGCAGTTATACAGCGAAGCACCAGTTAAAATGTCCACCGACAAACTAAGGTCTTCATTAATATCAAGATCCATTCAATTGCGAAAAAGTGGTGTATTTTCTTCTAATGGTGGGGAGGAGctagagaaagaaagagagaaatggACAGAAATGGAAAGTGAGTGGATTTGTCTTACTGATGAACTAAGAGTTGATCTCGAGGCTAACCGGCAGCGCGCAGAGAGGGTGGAGCAGGAATTGAGGCTAGAGAAGATGTGCACTGAAGAGTTAGATGATGCACTGAAAAGATCGGTTCTTGGACATGCTAGAATGGTAGAACACTATGTTGACCTCCAAGAAAAGTATAACGATTTGGTTGCAAAACACAATGCTATAATGCATGGTATAGCCGAGGTGAAGAAGGTGGCAGCAAAGGCTGGTAAAAGGGGTCATGCCCGCTTTGCTAAAGCTCTTGCAGCCGAGCTTTCTGCGTTGAGGGtggagagggaaagagaagcaaAATTTTTGAAAAAGGAGAACACAAGTCTCAAGATTCAACTTAGAGACACTGCAGAAGCTGTTCATGCGGCTGGAGAACTACTTGTCAGACTCAGAGAAGCTGAACATGCAGCTTCTGTTGCAGAG GATAATTTTACAAAAGTGCAGCAAGATAATGAAAAGCTAAAGAAGCAAATGGATAAACTCAAAAGAAAACACAAGATGGAGCTGATTACAATGAAGCAGTACATTGCAGAGAGCAAATTACCAGACTCTGCACTGAAACAGCTATATAGAGAGGATTCTGATGTGGCAAATAACAATAAGGACGATGATCAAGCATGGAGAGCTGAATTTGGAGCAATCTATCAAGAGCATTATTAA
- the LOC131619658 gene encoding uncharacterized protein LOC131619658, with the protein MLVSWNVRQLNNSDNLREISSHLSNLNPDICILLETRVKSSRVSLARNKLKQHDRYLDNYSHHPNGRIWVSWRSCNIEICLDRVGDFNNVIRRKDRIGGRMVDDYEFHDLQSMMDICNFAKMENQGYYNTWHNKHEKDPIYFRIDRILGNSTWFLNLELQLTHLPPSVSDYEVVATNWSEPISGSPPFILWEKLKRLRRAIRKLSKPLTDVQRNILSAKEGLDQIQHNLSRDLMNPYLIHKVKEKTMEIIRWQESEEKVLQHKAKVEWIKPGDGNNHYFHASLKAKTNSKRLKKVCMEDGTKVTDKQGIEDMVLNFMSSSLDGYSPEFFKSCWKIMKEDLICTIRYWFRTNTMFKGFNNNLVTLTPKFPEAKKLKDYRPISRCSIVYKIYSKILTSRITKEFSNSTGLVVNPAKCFVYMGDVDDSTREQILHTIGFRVGQLPFRYLGLPLSSKKLSINYYLPLIDKILSRIHNWSSKLLSLSGRVQLVKAVSFVITNYWLKCFLIPKNVIKRINSACRTFVWISGSAPSRKRPIYWKDVCKPKVKGGLNILDFDC; encoded by the exons ATGTTAGTCTCTTGGAACGTTAGGCAGCTAAATAACAGTGATAATTTGAGAGAGATTAGCTCCCATCTCTCTAACCTTAACCCTGATATTTGTATCCTTCTTGAAACTCGAGTTAAAAGCTCTAGGGTTAGCTTAGCAAGGAATAAGTTGAAGCAGCATGATAGGTATCTTGATAACTACTCTCATCATCCTAATGGCAGAATTTGGGTGAGTTGGAGGTCTTGCAACATTGAGATTTGTCTGGACAGAG TTGGGGATTTCAACAATGTCATTAGAAGAAAAGATCGTATTGGTGGGAGAATGGTGGATGATTATGAATTCCATGACCTGCAAAGTATGATGGATATATGCAACTTTGCTAAAATGGAGAATCAAGGTTACTACAACACTTGGCATAATAAGCATGAGAAGGATCCTATATACTTTAGAATAGACAGAATTCTAGGGAACTCAACCTGGTTtctgaatttggagttacagttGACACACTTACCTCCTAGTGTTTCTGATTAT GAGGTGGTTGCTACAAATTGGTCTGAGCCTATAAGTGGCAGTCCCCCTTTTATCTTGTGGGAGAAACTAAAGAGACTAAGACGTGCCATCAGGAAATTGAGCAAGCCCCTCACTGATGTTCAGAGAAACATCTTGTCTGCTAAAGAGGGTCTGGATCAAATTCAACATAATCTTTCTAGGGACCTTATGAATCCATATCTCATTCataaggtcaaagagaaaactaTGGAGATTATAAGATGGCAGGAGAGTGAGGAAAAAGTCTTGCAGCACAAAGCTAAGGTCGAGTGGATTAAGCCAGGTGATGGTAATAATCATTACTTTCATGCTTCTCTAAAAGCAAAGACTAACTCCAAGAGACTGAAGAAGGTTTGCATGGAGGATGGCACTAAAGTTACTGACAAACAGGGGATTGAGGACATGGTTCTAAATTTTATG AGCTCTAGCCTTGATGGGTATAGTCCTGAATTCTTCAAGAGTTGTTGGAAAATTATGAAAGAGGATCTGATATGTACTATTAGATACTGGTTCAGGACTAATACAATGTTCAAGGGGTTCAACAACAATCTTGTAACCCTTACCCCAAAGTTCCCTGAAGCTAAGAAACTTAAAGACTATAGGCCTATTTCCCGCTGCTCTATAGTCTACAAGATCTACTCTAAGATTCTTACATCTAGAATTACCAAA GAGTTCTCCAACTCTACTGGATTGGTAGTGAACCCAGCCAAATGCTTTGTCTACATGGGTGATGTGGATGATAGCACAAGAGAGCAAATTTTGCACACTATTGGATTTAGAGTGGGTCAGTTGCCCTTCAGATACTTAGGTCTTCCTCTCTCAAGCAAGAAGTTGTCTATCAATTACTATCTTCCTCTTATTGACAAAATTCTTAGTAGAATTCACAACTGGAGCTCTAAGTTACTGAGCCTTTCTGGGAGGGTTCAACTTGTGAAGGCTGTGAGTTttgttataaccaattattggcTTAAATGCTTCCTTATCCCCAAGAATGTTATTAAAAGAATTAACTCTGCTTGTAGAACCTTTGTGTGGATAAGTGGTAGTGCTCCAAGTAGAAAGAGACCTATTTATTGGAAGGATGTGTGTaagccaaaagtcaaaggtggtttgaacatccttgattttGATTGTTGA
- the LOC131617797 gene encoding uncharacterized protein LOC131617797, whose product MESPQSVVSPLKISVMEDAEKYKSDVLTKTSSPLSKDIEVNRKEALAMSNHDDEFVGVVDVYIHQARDIHNICIYHKQDVYAKICLTSDPENSVSTKIINGGGRNPVFNDNLRLSVRTVESSLKCEIWMLSRVTNYLEDQLLGFALVPLCEILMKDGKLEKEFSLSSTDLFHSPAGFVRLSLSYAGVSPDVMVVSSRPNVELDKNRTENDLEIRESFVRDLDKIEFPDPKIASEYHLMVSEYFGADTLATSDTESLGSERGVQFVESLSASSFESNQPAKAESNGVFSLSPSASSNEREKCVDVKDGERDSSNTLLNESFQKPVASVNIEPEPKMVQQDIVDMYMKSMQQFTESLAKMKLPMDFENGPTSSGNSSSQRNLQSSKSSNSRVFYGSRAFF is encoded by the coding sequence ATGGAATCTCCACAATCTGTTGTGTCACCATTGAAGATCTCTGTCATGGAAGATGCTGAGAAGTACAAATCTGATGTTTTGACAAAAACCTCAAGTCCTTTATCTAAGGACATTGAAGTCAACAGAAAAGAAGCTCTTGCAATGTCTAATCACGACGACGAATTCGTTGGAGTAGTTGATGTTTACATTCATCAGGCTAGAGACATTCATAACATCTGCATATACCACAAACAAGATGTTTATGCTAAGATTTGTTTAACTAGCGATCCGGAGAATTCCGTCTCTACCAAAATCATCAACGGAGGAGGAAGGAACCCCGTGTTTAACGATAATCTTCGTCTGAGCGTTAGGACGGTCGAGTCTTCTCTCAAATGTGAGATATGGATGCTTAGCAGGGTGACGAATTATCTCGAAGATCAGTTACTTGGTTTTGCTTTGGTGCCTTTGTGTGAAATTTTGATGAAAGACGGGAAATTAGAGAAAGAGTTCTCTCTTTCTTCGACCGATCTATTCCATTCGCCCGCAGGTTTTGTGCGATTATCTCTCTCGTACGCTGGCGTTTCACCTGATGTTATGGTGGTTTCTTCGAGGCCTAATGTTGAACTGGACAAAAACAGAACTGAGAATGACTTAGAAATACGCGAGTCATTCGTGAGAGATTTAGATAAAATCGAGTTCCCGGATCCAAAAATTGCAAGTGAATACCATTTAATGGTTTCAGAATACTTTGGCGCCGATACTTTGGCCACTTCTGATACTGAAAGTCTCGGTTCCGAAAGAGGTGTTCAATTTGTAGAAAGCTTATCAGCATCTAGTTTTGAATCTAATCAACCAGCTAAGGCTGAATCGAATGGAGTTTTCTCTCTTTCACCGTCTGCAAGCTCAAACGAGCGAGAGAAATGCGTTGATGTCAAAGACGGTGAGCGTGATTCGTCAAACACGTTGCTGAATGAGTCATTTCAGAAACCTGTTGCGAGTGTGAATATCGAGCCAGAACCAAAGATGGTGCAGCAGGATATAGTAGACATGTACATGAAAAGTATGCAGCAATTTACCGAGTCACTAGCGAAAATGAAACTTCCTATGGACTTTGAAAATGGACCAACTAGTTCAGGAAACTCGAGCTCCCAACGGAATCTACAATCATCGAAGAGTAGTAACTCGCGCGTATTTTACGGTAGCAGAGCTTTcttctaa
- the LOC131617798 gene encoding aldehyde dehydrogenase family 2 member C4-like, whose protein sequence is MMLMLQAAALSNLKPVSLELGGKSPVIVFDDADVDKVVDLALFGILHNKGEVCIAFSRVFVQEGIYDEFEKKVVEKVKHWVVGDPFDPEVQQGPQTSKVQFDKILSYIEHRKNEGATLLAGVRKVGNKGYYIEPTIFTNVKDAMLIAQDEIFGPVMTLSKFKTIDEAIKKTNNTEYGLATGIVTQNLDIANTVTRSIRAGIIWINCYFAFDNDCTFGGYKMNGFGRDYGLEALSNFLTVR, encoded by the coding sequence ATGATGCTGATGTTGCAGGCGGCTGCGTTGAGCAATTTGAAGCCGGTATCACTTGAGTTAGGAGGCAAGTCACCTGTCATAGTTTTTGATGATGCTGATGTTgataaagttgttgatcttgCTCTATTTGGAATACTTCATAATAAGGGTGAAGTGTGCATTGCATTTTCAAGAGTTTTTGTTCAAGAAGGAATTTAtgatgagtttgagaagaaagtGGTGGAAAAGGTGAAACACTGGGTAGTTGGTGACCCTTTTGATCCTGAAGTTCAACAAGGACCCCAAACTAGTAAAGTGCAATTTGATAAAATTCTTTCTTATATTGAGCATCGAAAGAATGAAGGAGCCACACTATTAGCTGGGGTTCGGAAAGTGGGAAACAAAGGATACTACATTGAACCTACTATTTTTACCAATGTTAAGGATGCTATGCTAATAGCACAAGATGAAATTTTTGGACCTGTAATGACACTTTCTAAGTTCAAGACCATTGATGAAGCAATTAAGAAGACCAACAATACTGAATATGGTTTAGCAACAGGGATTGTGACTCAAAACTTGGACATTGCCAATACTGTGACAAGGTCAATTCGAGCAGGCATCATTTGGATCAATTGCTACTTTGCCTTTGATAATGACTGCACTTTTGGAGGGTATAAGATGAATGGATTTGGAAGAGATTATGGATTGGAAGCACTTTCAAATTTTTTAACAGTTAGGTAG